The Streptomyces sp. NBC_01689 genome includes a window with the following:
- a CDS encoding TetR/AcrR family transcriptional regulator, producing the protein MAEQARDQNDSRLTERGRATRERILRAAADMMYVRGVSATTLDDVRAASGTSKSQLYRHYPDKDALVRDVVALQAAELLKRQHQLLQRLNSLRGLERWRDAMVEHNALRNGAYGCPLGSLASELADQDEEARKALARHFDSWAGLLRAGLERMKDSGVLRADADTGELATGLMAALQGGYLLAQTTQDVKPMKIALDMAIGHIRACATPTEDADPPAEGSAGR; encoded by the coding sequence GTGGCGGAACAGGCGCGCGACCAGAACGACTCCCGGCTGACCGAGCGCGGTCGGGCCACTCGTGAGCGCATCTTGAGGGCTGCCGCCGACATGATGTACGTCCGGGGCGTGTCCGCCACGACCCTCGACGACGTCAGGGCGGCCAGCGGAACGAGCAAATCCCAGCTCTACCGCCACTACCCCGACAAGGATGCACTGGTGCGGGACGTCGTCGCGTTGCAGGCCGCAGAACTGCTCAAACGCCAGCATCAGCTGCTGCAGCGACTGAACTCCCTCCGCGGCCTGGAGCGCTGGCGGGACGCGATGGTCGAGCACAACGCGCTCCGGAACGGGGCGTACGGCTGCCCGCTCGGCTCCCTCGCGAGCGAGTTGGCCGATCAGGACGAAGAAGCGCGCAAGGCGCTCGCCCGGCACTTCGACAGCTGGGCGGGGCTGCTCAGGGCCGGGCTCGAGCGCATGAAGGACTCGGGAGTCCTGCGCGCGGACGCGGACACCGGAGAACTCGCCACCGGCCTCATGGCCGCCCTCCAGGGCGGCTACCTCCTCGCGCAGACGACCCAGGACGTCAAACCCATGAAGATCGCCCTGGACATGGCGATCGGCCACATCAGGGCCTGCGCCACGCCCACCGAGGACGCCGATCCGCCGGCGGAGGGCTCCGCAGGGCGCTGA
- a CDS encoding MmcQ/YjbR family DNA-binding protein — MDAQELRRIADDCAVELPGADVEHRTGPDWDLYKVRGKVFMLMTDMPGRPVVILKADPDDAAALRERHLDITPGYHMDKRHWITVDGGGTVDERLARELVIDSYRLVVGGLPKSEQPVDPHAYGRRA, encoded by the coding sequence TTGGACGCACAGGAACTGCGGAGGATCGCGGACGACTGCGCCGTGGAACTGCCCGGCGCCGACGTGGAGCATCGCACCGGCCCCGACTGGGACCTCTACAAGGTGCGCGGCAAGGTCTTCATGCTCATGACCGACATGCCGGGGCGCCCCGTCGTGATCCTGAAAGCTGATCCGGACGACGCCGCGGCCCTGCGTGAGCGGCACCTGGACATCACCCCCGGGTATCACATGGACAAGAGGCACTGGATCACCGTGGACGGCGGGGGCACCGTCGACGAGCGCCTGGCGAGGGAACTCGTGATCGACTCCTACCGTCTCGTGGTCGGCGGGCTCCCCAAGTCCGAGCAGCCCGTGGATCCGCACGCCTACGGCCGCCGGGCCTGA
- the pdxR gene encoding MocR-like pyridoxine biosynthesis transcription factor PdxR has product MTGEPLRARGTTSPARLRQAFEGEAVRAGRGVRRTLATAVREAVRGGRLAPGTRLPSSRRLAAELGLARNTVADAYGDLVAEGWLTARRGSGTLVADRTDRTDRADRAADTRPIVSRPADGPSRAPRHDLIPGNPDLSAFPRAAWLAATRRALAAAPDDALGYGDPRGRPELRAALADHLARARGVYVSPEHVLICAGVSHGLRIVSRVLTGRGARSVAVESYRLDRQYGLLEAAGLKTLPLPLDTHGTDPVPPVGTDAVLLTPAHQFPVGTALRRDRRTAVVDWAGRTGGLVLEDDHDGEFRFGHRSVGALQALAPDRVVYLGTAGQTLAPGLRLAWMALPPALAEEAAAAKGRIDSSEVVSQLTMAEFIASGAYSRHVRAVGRRYRDRRDSLVAALARHAPQVRVLGTAAGLHTVLGLPPGTEQLVVESATRQGLRVAGLSRYRHERAPNGMTDALVVGYGAPSDGQWPQALSALMRILS; this is encoded by the coding sequence ATGACCGGCGAGCCCCTCCGCGCCCGTGGCACGACGAGTCCGGCACGGCTGCGGCAGGCTTTCGAGGGTGAGGCGGTCCGAGCCGGACGAGGGGTGCGCCGGACGCTGGCCACGGCCGTGCGCGAGGCCGTCCGCGGCGGCCGTCTGGCGCCCGGGACACGGCTGCCCTCCTCCCGCCGGCTCGCCGCCGAGCTCGGGCTGGCCCGCAACACCGTCGCTGACGCCTACGGCGACCTCGTCGCCGAGGGATGGCTCACCGCCCGCAGGGGGTCGGGCACCCTCGTGGCGGACAGGACGGACAGGACGGACAGGGCCGACAGGGCGGCGGACACGCGGCCGATCGTGTCCCGCCCGGCCGACGGTCCCTCCCGTGCCCCTCGCCACGACCTGATCCCGGGCAACCCCGATCTGTCCGCCTTTCCCCGGGCGGCCTGGCTGGCGGCCACCCGCCGCGCCCTGGCCGCGGCTCCCGACGACGCGCTCGGCTACGGCGACCCGCGAGGGCGGCCGGAGCTACGGGCCGCGCTCGCCGACCATCTCGCGCGGGCCCGGGGCGTGTACGTGAGTCCGGAGCACGTCCTGATCTGCGCCGGCGTCTCCCACGGCCTGCGGATCGTGAGCCGCGTCCTGACCGGGCGGGGAGCACGGAGTGTCGCCGTCGAGTCCTACCGCCTGGACAGGCAGTACGGCCTGCTGGAGGCCGCCGGGCTGAAGACCCTTCCGCTCCCCCTGGACACCCACGGGACCGACCCGGTGCCGCCCGTCGGCACCGATGCGGTCCTGCTCACGCCCGCCCACCAGTTCCCTGTGGGCACGGCACTGCGACGCGATCGCCGGACCGCCGTCGTGGACTGGGCCGGACGGACCGGCGGGCTGGTCCTGGAGGACGACCACGACGGTGAGTTCCGGTTCGGCCACCGGTCGGTCGGGGCGCTCCAGGCACTCGCCCCGGACCGCGTGGTCTACCTGGGTACCGCCGGCCAAACCCTCGCTCCCGGCCTGCGCCTGGCCTGGATGGCGCTGCCTCCCGCGCTCGCCGAGGAGGCCGCGGCGGCCAAGGGACGGATCGACTCGTCCGAGGTGGTGAGCCAGCTGACGATGGCGGAATTCATCGCCTCCGGCGCGTACAGCCGTCACGTACGTGCTGTCGGGCGGCGCTACCGGGACCGGCGGGACTCTCTCGTCGCGGCCCTGGCCCGGCACGCCCCACAGGTGCGGGTCCTCGGGACGGCGGCGGGCCTGCACACCGTGCTCGGTCTGCCGCCCGGTACCGAGCAACTGGTCGTTGAGTCGGCCACCCGACAGGGCCTCCGCGTGGCCGGCCTGTCCCGGTACCGCCATGAACGGGCCCCGAACGGCATGACCGACGCCCTCGTCGTCGGATACGGGGCGCCCTCCGACGGGCAGTGGCCTCAGGCGCTCTCCGCACTGATGCGGATCCTTTCCTGA